A DNA window from Castanea sativa cultivar Marrone di Chiusa Pesio chromosome 7, ASM4071231v1 contains the following coding sequences:
- the LOC142643457 gene encoding putative disease resistance protein RGA4: protein MFSFIQQEQMADAILYGVVQKIIESLGSSTLKQIGSIWGVKDGLKKMNNTVLAIQAVLKDAEQQVQNNQDKDWLMKLRDAAFDADDLLSEFSTHVLQQKAMGGDKMANKVRVFFSSSNQMVFSLKMASKIKAMTERLNDIAKDRTNIQLKSVPNPLEIPVVIRGRDQTHSFVLEEEVIGREEDKKAIISLLLDFEVEDNVSFISIVGIGGLGKTTLTQYVYNDENVKTYFELKMWVCVSDVFDLKIIVEKIIASATDDKKPENLEMEQLQNKLRRILNQKKYLLVLDDVWIEDKESWCGLKNFLIGGAKGSKVVVTTRTKLVADIISTISPYFLEGLSKSQSWLLLKKMAFKKDQETVNPILEEIGMEIVENCKGVPLVIKTIGRVLYFKDTKEEWSLIKNNELTNVTQSKNGVLLVLKLSYDHLPSHLKCCFAYCSLFPKDYLIDKLTLIQLWIAQGFIQLPQENLQLEDVADDYFKELLWRSFFQVEVDKGMTRWFKMHDLIHDLAQLISKSECTLVDINANNVNEKVRHLSFPFYNISFFKENLSKLVKANKIRTFLLAYNKWNYDQGAIEESSLKKLISSFRYLRALDLHGLNMKMLPNSIGTLRHLKYLDLSSNDIEVLPSCITKLVNLQTLKLSWCKKLRELPVDIQKMVSLKHLDVSSNDIEVLPSSITKLVNLQTLKLCWCRKLRELPVDIQKMISLKHLDLEDCENLTHMPCGLGQLTSLQTLSLFVVSKGPVGSSKHCGGLAELNKLNDLRGKLEIKNLAWVKDVTSEFKAANLKEKQRLSVLILKWNPEGDDVVDANDDENTMDSLQPHESLKSLGVGGYMGVRVSSWLSFLTNLVELGIYDCKKCQYLPPLYQLPTLRELCILRMNSLEYMTEGDMNDEISASLASPSTFFPSLKVLWLNECRNLKGWWRSVDKGNEATTTSTISSSSSTNHYHQLIPSFPCLSYLWLENCPKMTCMPLFPNLEEGIWLRNSSWKALEETIEMNNTGGRASSFPSSSSSSSTSSSSSFSPPLSKLKFLHLSFIEELESLPEELFKNLTSLDSLEIWECPDLTSLPEGMSHITSLQRLEITGCPQLKQRCEKEKGEDWDKISHVPNLYIS from the coding sequence ATGTTTTCTTTCATCCAACAAGAACAAATGGCCGATGCAATCCTGTATGGTGTTGTACAGAAGATCATTGAAAGCTTGGGCTCCTCCACTCTAAAACAGATTGGATCGATCTGGGGTGTCAAAGATGGGCTCAAAAAAATGAACAACACTGTTCTCGCTATTCAAGCTGTACTTAAAGATGCAGAGCAGCAGGTCCAGAACAACCAAGACAAGGACTGGCTCATGAAGCTCAGAGATGCAGCTTTTGATGCGGATGACTTGTTGAGCGAGTTCTCCACTCATGTGTTGCAACAAAAGGCTATGGGGGGTGATAAAATGGCAAATAAGGTACgtgttttcttttcaagttcaAACCAAATGGTTTTTAGTCTTAAGATGGCCTCCAAAATAAAAGCCATGACGGAGAGGCTTAATGATATAGCAAAGGATAGGACCAATATCCAGTTAAAGTCAGTACCTAACCCTTTAGAAATACCGGTTGTGATTAGGGGGAGGGACCAAACTCACTCATTTGTACTTGAAGAAGAGGTCATCGGGAGAGAAGAGGATAAGAAGGCCATCATAAGTCTACTATTGGACTTTGAAGTGGAAGACAATGTTTCATTCATATCTATAGTGGGAATTGGTGGGCTAGGGAAGACCACACTCACCCAATACGTATATAATGATGAGAATGTCAAAACATATTTTGAGTTAAAGATGTGGGTATGTGTCTCTGATGTGTTTgacttaaaaataattgttgaaaagataattgcatCAGCAACTGATGATAAAAAACCTGAAAACCTTGAAATGGAACAATTGCAAAATAAACTTCGTAGAATTCTCAACCAAAAGAAGTACTTACTTGTATTGGATGATGTTTGGATTGAAGATAAGGAAAGTTGGTGTGGattgaaaaactttttgattGGTGGTGCGAAGGGAAGTAAAGTGGTGGTAACTACTAGGACCAAACTAGTTGCAGATATTATTAGCACGATCTCACCATATTTTTTAGAAGGCCTATCAAAGAGTCAATCTTGGTTATTATTGAAGAAAATGGCATTTAAAAAAGATCAAGAGACCGTCAATCCTATCCTTGAAGAAATTGGAATGGAAATTGTAGAAAATTGCAAAGGAGTGCCTCTTGTTATAAAGACTATTGGGAGAGTCTTATACTTCAAAGACACAAAAGAAGAATGgtcattaataaaaaataatgaacttACAAATGTAACTCAATCAAAGAATGGTGTTTTACTGGTTCTAAAATTGAGTTATGATCATCTTCCATCACATTTGAAGTGTTGTTTTGCATATTGTTCATTGTTTCCCAAAGATTATTTGATTGATAAGTTGACATTGATACAACTATGGATAGCACAAGGATTTATTCAATTACCACAAGAAAACCTACAATTAGAAGATGTTGCCGATGATTACTTCAAGGAGCTACTTTGGAGATCCTTTTTCCAAGTAGAAGTAGATAAAGGCATGACTAGGTGGTTTAAGATGCATGATTTAATTCATGATCTAGCACAATTAATCTCAAAGAGTGAGTGTACCCTGGTAGATATTAATGCAAACAATGTCAATGAAAAAGTTCGTCATCTCTCATTTccattttacaatatttcaTTCTTTAAGGAGAATTTAAGCAAGTTGGTTAAAGCAAACAAGATACGAACATTTTTATTAGCATACAATAAATGGAACTATGATCAGGGGGCAATTGAAGAATCAAGTCTCAAAAAACTTATTTCTAGTTTTAGATACTTGCGTGCATTAGACCTACATGGTTTAAATATGAAGATGTTGCCAAATTCCATAGGTACTTTGAGGCATCTAAAGTACCTTGATCTTTCCTCTAATGATATTGAGGTTCTCCCTAGTTGTATTACTAAATTGGTGAATTTGCAAACATTAAAACTCTCTTGGTGTAAAAAGCTTAGAGAGTTACCGGTAGATATTCAAAAAATGGTCAGCCTCAAGCACCTTGATGTTTCCTCTAATGATATTGAGGTTCTCCCTAGTTCTATTACAAAATTGGTGAATTTGCAAACATTAAAACTTTGTTGGTGTAGAAAGCTTAGGGAGTTACCTGTAGATATTCAAAAAATGATCAGCCTCAAGCACCTTGACCTAGAAGATTGTGAGAATTTGACTCATATGCCATGTGGATTAGGGCAATTGACTTCTCTTCAAACATTATCCTTATTTGTTGTGAGTAAGGGTCCTGTAGGTTCTTCCAAGCATTGTGGTGGGCTAGCGGAATTAAACAAGCTAAATGACTTGAGAGGAAAATTAGAGATtaaaaatttggcatgggtgAAAGATGTCACCTCAGAATTCAAGGCTGCAAATTTGAAGGAGAAGCAACGTCTCAGTGTGTTGATATTAAAGTGGAATCCAGAGGGTGATGATGTTGTAGATGCCAATGATGATGAAAATACCATGGATAGCCTCCAACCACATGAAAGTTTAAAATCTTTGGGAGTGGGCGGGTACATGGGTGTGAGAGTTTCAAGTTGGCTTTCATTCTTAACGAATCTCGTTGAATTAGGTATATACGATTGTAAGAAGTGCCAATATTTGCCACCGTTGTATCAACTCCCAACTCTCCGAGAACTATGTATTCTGAGAATGAATAGTTTGGAGTACATGACAGAGGGGGATATGAATGATGAGATATCTGCTTCACTGGCATCACCATCAACATTTTTCCCATCCCTTAAGGTACTTTGGCTTAATGAATGCCGAAATCTAAAAGGATGGTGGAGGAGTGTGGATAAGGGGAATGAGGCAACAACGACATCAacaatatcatcatcatcatcaacaaatCACTATCACCAGCTCATACCATCATTTCCGTGTCTTTCTTATTTATGGTTGGAGAATTGCCCTAAGATGACTTGCATGCCGCTATTTCCAAATCTTGAAGAAgggatttggttgaggaataGCAGTTGGAAGGCATTGGAAGAGACAATAGAGATGAATAATACAGGAGGAAGGGCTTCTTCATTTCcgtcctcttcctcttcctcttccacttcctcttcctcctccttctcCCCTCCTCTCTCCAAATTAAAGTTTTTGCATTTGAGCTTCATAGAGGAGTTGGAGTCTCTGCCAGAGGAGTTGTTTAAAAACCTAACTTCTCTTGATAGTTTAGAGATTTGGGAGTGTCCCGATTTGACGTCACTTCCCGAAGGGATGAGTCACATCACCTCTTTACAGAGGCTGGAAATCACGGGCTGTCCCCAATTAAAGCAAAGATGCGAGAAGGAAAAAGGAGAGGATTGGGATAAGATTTCTCACGTCCCAAATCTTTACATAAGCTGA